The following coding sequences lie in one Epinephelus lanceolatus isolate andai-2023 chromosome 24, ASM4190304v1, whole genome shotgun sequence genomic window:
- the zc3h13 gene encoding zinc finger CCCH domain-containing protein 13 isoform X2, translated as MSKIRRKVTVENSKTISDSSSSSSTTTTSSTSNPAAPSRRPSVFERLGPSTGSNAADSHCRNWLKTGNCSYGNTCRYTHGTQPRGKGFSFSRSAERPTGDLRERMKNKRQDVDPENLKRDLDEPTSPPARQRDSSRGRHREKEDIKITKERTPASEEEPTEWETNREDSDIDYDYELSLEMKRQKIQRELMKLEQENLDKREEIVIKKDETPTKTRATAMPKASPEPLSHKDSPSPSRKSSRSPKHKSGTKGQGSGKKEKKASVSSPVSDSTRPSKGSHSKKKGPRTPSPPPPVPLDIPVVGKKHKGKHKNKEKSEEKQKEAKDRGRDTEKHKEKKEKRRDRSDSSHKAKRSVTSEERSGSVSSLSRGTSPPARKKSSSPKALSHKASPPRRSLSPPRHQRTPTPPRHHSPSSHSGSSAQRHSSSPRRRRSSSPAYHRSSAAQASASPPPSSRRSRSPPASHDTSSPHRRSDRSSPSQRHSRGRERSRGERERSPPAQERRHERRDESRSKREKDSFRDDRDYDSEQVSSRDSRDDRETREARERRDARDRGRETTRDSRDHRDNRDVKDSRESRADTRSSRESLERRDRERERERDREKEREKDREREKERERERADSHRKEEAVQEDRSYGRGHGRDDGGRADGRTENRTDRAERNGRGRGRANETSDKGSNRNSRGSQLKSSHDSWDSRSSAVRERSAERSTDRSATERSSERGSDRDRYEGDRRGEQARDSSYDRRGGHGDRRDNRERDQRAASPNRYQGRSEDSEREERRQERRTDRADEGRDDRTRDRDRERERERDREREREKEDREREREREREKEAERERAREREREREREREREREREREREEREREREERERERERKEREREREREQRERERQREWEERERGREERRERRDDTRDDRSVRDTRDERKTSRKRPRVESSPSPRASPKRATRDLSPADSDGYNSAEEKSADKHRLLSQVVRPQEPLLRSPPRAALADEKSSHWKDEERRGAGDKRDARSRHEDLELRGERSRGGDRRGEHLSDTPADSRSRGREQREATPPPPASSLAIGSEDRDNAGSQAHEEGKKKKSQRKGLKKGRKEEEIGGGLAGAGDRFNPEPPTGGPPDGPPPLHSPRKGTKKKALDRKRKRSREGESDVSDEDSSAPQPHNKRSKRGPRTPPPSMRPDHRVTGGNAEPSPLSKMDNFSDWSDEEVTDRALLDTQVPLAPADRAPAEPHRRGGGPRVGRDRERCNPPPIAPLLSQDPPMLLQTLTPQPLMSQPLLRKPPPEQTRSSSMGSNQSRTSSRRLRSPSNESAHRDDPQGTRPRRGRLQGANSRDRERERERERERERERERERPSVNDPPGAERKSRIDQLRRGEPSRSTSSDRQDSRSHSSRRSSPDSERQAPSRSRAGSHDSRERERDREPFERERDRKDLRPQQQQQQQQQPLLLQQPLQQQRDWEPEPRDWPSRGREPLLMRPGREPLLRERDIRERERLLPEGLIQQHERERERERERERERDIRGDRGGDRERERMMMMMDLPPHVDPRAPGRGDLRGDLRGDLRGDLMRPERSEYEPLLPREAFSPPEPEKPSNSHHLMAEQRELEKTDSIDGDDDGKEDDGQSVASVGEEYEPISDDELDEILADSQKKEDQQDEEKITGPLDVIDVDWSSLMPKQKQEPRAAGAALLRFTPGAVLLRAGISKRLAGPELLEQVREVCKSELDDPKDADKLFEHDLGALNMAALNRRVERAGLLRNLGPCCKALCARRDFAIRRQLLKNDKGLTKQYPTTPVVDNELLQMSMRLFRRTMAGQASGSERADGGSAPAAEVAPAGGSKLSTAQPEVCVS; from the exons ATGTCCAAGATCAGGCGGAAAGTAACAGTGGAGAATTCAAAAACCATATctgatagcagcagcagcagcagcaccacgaCGACCAGCAGCACCAGCAACCCCGCCGCCCCCTCCCGCCGGCCCAGTGTGTTCGAGAGACTCGGCCCCAGCACTGGGAGTAATGCTGCTGAT agtCACTGTAGAAATTGGCTGAAGACTGGTAATTGCAGTTACGGCAACACTTGTCGCTACACACATGGAACTCAGCCACGAGGCAAAGGATTTAGCTTTAGTCG GTCAGCTGAGAGACCCACAGGTGATCTGCGGGAGAGGATGAAGAATAAAAGACAGGATGTTGACCCAGAAAACTTGAAGCGAGACCTCGACGAGCCCACATCCCCCCCAGCGAGA CAGAGAGACTCCTCCAGAGGCCGACACAGGGAAAAGGAGGATATAAAGATCACAAAGGAGCGCACCCCAGCCAGTGAAGAAGAGCCCACAGAGTGGGAAACTAATCGTGAAG ACTCAGATATCGACTACGACTACGAGTTATCGCTTGAGATGAAGCGCCAGAAGATTCAGCGTGAGCTGATGAAACTGGAGCAGGAGAACTTGGACAAGAGGGAGGAGATTGTCATCAAGAAAGATGAGACCCCCACCAAAACTAGAGCCACTGCCATGCCCAAG GCCTCCCCAGAGCCGCTAAGTCATAAAGATTCACCGTCACCGTCCAGGAAGTCAAGTAGATCCccaaaacacaaaagtggaACCAAAGGACAAGGTTCtgggaagaaagagaagaaggcaTCAGTGTCCTCGCCTGTTTCAGACTCTACCAG GCCGTCAAAGGGGAGCCACAGTAAGAAGAAAGGGCCCCGTACCCCCAGTCCTCCTCCCCCAGTCCCTCTGGACATTCCTGTGGTTGGGAAAAAACACAAGGGCAAACACAAGAACAAGGAGAAGTCTGAGGAGAAGCAGAAGGAAGCGAAAGATCGGGGGCGagatacagaaaaacacaaagagaagaaggagaaacgCAG GGACCGATCAGACAGTTCCCACAAGGCCAAGCGGTCTGTGACGTCAGAGGAGCGTTCTGGTAGTGTGTCGTCTCTCTCTAGGGGCACTTCACCTCCAGCCAGGAAGAAATCCTCCTCTCCGAAAGCTTTGTCCCATAAGGCCTCCCCTCCTCGCAG gtctctctctcctccacgcCACCAGCGCACCCCAACTCCTCCCCGCCACCACTCCCCCTCCTCCCACTCTGGTTCCTCTGCCCAGCGGCACTCTTCGTCCCCTCGTCGGCGTCGCTCGTCCTCTCCTGCGTACCACCGGAGCTCAGCAGCCCAGGCCTCTGCCTCCCCCCCTCCAAGCTCCCGGCGCTCTCGATCACCTCCCGCCTCCCACGACACCTCCTCACCCCATCGCCGATCTGACAGATCCAGCCCCAGCCAGCGCCACTCCAGGGGCCGTGAGAGGAGCCGtggtgaaagagagaggagtCCGCCTGCCCAGGAGCGCAGACACGAGCGCAGAGATG AAAGCCGCAGCAAGCGAGAGAAGGACAGCTTCCGCGACGACCGGGACTATGACTCTGAACAGGTCTCATCACGGGACTCCCGCGACGACAGGGAGACCAGAGAGGCCCGTGAGCGACGTGACGCCCGCGATCGAGGAAGAGAAACAACCCGAGACTCTCGTGACCACAGAGACAACAGGGACGTGAAGGACTCCAGAGAGAGCAGGGCGGACACCCGCTCCAGTCGGGAGTCGCTGGAGCGTCGTGACCGTGAACGGGAGCGAGAGAGGGAtcgggagaaggagagagagaaggacagagaacgggaaaaggagagagagagggagagggctgATAGCCACAGGAAGGAGGAGGCGGTGCAGGAGGACAGGAGTTACGGGAGAGGTCATGGACGCGACGATGGAGGGAGAGCTGatgggaggacagagaacaggacAGACAGAGCTGAGAGGAATGGACGAGGGAGAGGGCGTGCCAATGAAACATCTGATAAAG GTTCAAACAGAAACTCCCGGGGCTCCCAACTGAAAAGCAGCCATGACAGCTGGGATTCACGCAGCAGTGCGGTGCGTGAGCGCAGCGCTGAGAGGAGCACAGATCGCAGTGCTACCGAAAGAAGCTCTGAGAGGGGTTCAGATCGAGATCGCTACGAGggtgacaggagaggagagcaggccAGAGACTCCTCATACGACAGGAGAGGAGGGCACGGTGATCGCAGAGACAACCGCGAGAGAG ATCAAAGAGCAGCTTCCCCAAACAGATACCAGGGAAGATCAGAGGACTccgagagggaggagaggaggcaggAGCGCAGGACAGACAGAGCAGACGAGGGCCGAGACGACAGGACCCGCGACCGGGAtcgagagagagagcgagagagggacagggagcgggagagagagaaagaggacagGGAGCGAGAGAGGGAAAGGGAGCGAGAGAAGGAGGCCGAGAGGGAGCGGGCCAGGGAGAGGGAAAGGGAGCGGGaacgagagagggagagagagcgggagagggagagggagcgcGAGGAGCGGGAGCGAGAGAGGGAGGAACGGGAGAGGGAGCGGGAGAGGAAGGAGCgagaaagggagagggagagggagcagcGGGAGCGAGAGAGGCAGCGGGaatgggaggagagagagagaggacgagAGGAGAGGCGGGAGAGGAGAGACGACACCAGGGACGACCGGTCCGTTAGAGACACCCGGGATGAACGCAAGACAAG TCGTAAGAGGCCCAGGGTGGAGAGCAGCCCCAGCCCCCGAGCCTCGCCTAAGCGAGCAACTCGGGACCTCAGTCCGGCAGACAGCGACGGCTACAACAGCGCGGAAGAGAAAA GTGCTGACAAGCATCGTTTGCTGAGCCAGGTGGTGCGGCCCCAGGAGCCCTTGTTACGTTCTCCGCCAAGGGCTGCTCTGGCCGATGAGAAGTCCAGCCACTGGAAGGATGAGGAGCGCAGAGGAGCCGGGGACAAAAGGGACGCACGCAGCCGCCACGAGGACCTGGAGCTGCGCGGGGAACGAAGCAGAGGAGGCGACAGGCGAGGAGAGCACCTCTCAGACACCCCTGCTGACTCCcgcagcagaggcagagagcAGCGGGAGGCCACGCCGCCTCCCCCTGCGTCATCCCTTGCCATTGGCAGCGAAGACAGAGACAACGCCGGCTCCCAGGCCCATGAGGAGGGCAAAAAGAAGAAGTCGCAGAGGAAGGGCCTGAAGAAGGGTCGCAAAGAAGAGGAGATTGGCGGTGGCCTGGCTGGTGCAGGAGATCGTTTCAACCCCGAGCCCCCAACTGGCGGACCTCCAGATGGACCTCCACCCTTACACTCGCCCAGGAAAGGAACAAAGAAGAAGGCGCTCGACCGAAAGAGGAAACGCTCACGGGAAGGAGAATCTGATGTGTCTGATGAGGATTCATCTGCCCCTCAGCCACATAATAAACGCAGCAAGAGAGGACCCCGAACGCCACCACCCTCAATGAGGCCTGACCATCGTGTCACTGGAGGCAACGCAGAGCCGTCTCCACTGTCCAAAATGGACAACTTCAGCGACTGGTCAGATGAGGAGGTCACAGACCGTGCACTACTGGACACACAAGTGCCGCTGGCTCCTGCTGACAGGGCTCCTGCCGAGCCTCATAGGAGAGGTGGTGGTCCCAGAGTGGGCAGAGACAGGGAGCGGTGCAACCCACCACCCATCGCCCCTCTGCTTTCCCAAGATCCTCCCATGCTGCTGCAGACTCTGACCCCGCAGCCCCTCATGTCCCAGCCCCTGCTCCGCAAACCTCCCCCGGAGCAGacacgcagcagcagcatgggAAGCAACCAGAGCCGCACATCATCCAGACGCCTGCGCTCACCCTCAAACGAGTCAGCCCATCGAGACGACCCCCAGGGCACACGACCCCGCCGGGGCAGGCTGCAGGGCGCCAACTCCCGggaccgagagagagagagagaacgagagagggaaagagagagagaacggGAGAGAGAAAGGCCGAGTGTAAACGACCCTCCTGGGGCTGAGAGGAAGTCTCGGATAGACCAGTTGAGGAGAGGGGAGCCCAGCCGCAGCACCTCCTCAG ACCGGCAGGATTCCCGCAGCCACAGCTCCAGGCGCAGCTCTCCTGACTCTGAGAGGCAGGCCCCGTCCAGGTCGCGCGCTGGCTCCCACGACAGCCGAGAACGGGAGCGAGACAGGGAGCCATTTGAGCGCGAGCGTGACCGAAAGGACCTTcgccctcagcagcagcagcaacagcagcagcagcccctgCTCCTCCAACAGCCTCTGCAGCAACAGAGAGACTGGGAGCCTGAACCTAGAGACTGGCCGAGCCGGGGGCGAGAGCCCCTGTTGATGCGTCCTGGCCGGGAACCTCTCCTGAGGGAGCGGGACATCAGGGAGAGGGAACGCTTGCTCCCTGAAGGCCTCATTCAGCAGCATGAACGGGAGCGGgaaagagagcgagagagggagCGGGAGAGAGACATCAGAGGCGACAGAGGTGGGGatcgagagagggagaggatgatgatgatgatggaccTGCCGCCGCACGTGGACCCCAGAGCCCCAGGACGAGGAGATCTGAGAGGTGATCTCAGAGGAGACCTGCGAGGGGACCTGATGAGACCGGAGAGGAGCGAGTACGAGCCTCTGCTGCCAAGAGAAGCCTTCAGCCCCCCAGAGCCGGAGAAACCGAGCAACAGTCACCATCTGATGGCGGAGCAGCGGGAGCTGGAGAAGACGGACAGCATCGACG GAGACGATGATGGGAAAGAAGACGATGGCCAGTCAGTGGCGTCTGTGGGAGAGGAGTATGAGCCCATCAGTGACGATGAGCTGGATGAAATTCTCGCTGACAGCCAGAAGAAAGAGGATCAGCAAGACGAGGAGAAAATTACAG gtCCTTTGGACGTCATTGACGTGGACTGGTCCAGCCTGATGCCCAAACAGAAGCAGGAGCCCCGGGCAGCAGGGGCAGCCTTGCTCCGGTTCACCCCAGGGGCCGTACTTCTCAGGGCGGGTATCTCTAAGCGACTTGCTGGTCCTGAGCTCCTGGAGCAGGTCAGAGAGGTGTGCAAGTCGGAGCTGGACGACCCCAAAG ATGCTGACAAGCTGTTCGAGCATGACCTGGGCGCTCTGAACATGGCAGCCCTGAACAGGCGGGTGGAGAGGGCAGGTCTACTGAGGAACCTCGGGCCTTGCTGCAAGGCCCTGTGTGCCCGCAGGGACTTCGCCATCCGCCGGCAGCTGTTAAAGAACGACAAG GGTCTGACGAAGCAGTACCCCACTACACCCGTGGTCGACAACGAGCTGCTGCAGATGAGCATGCGGCTCTTCAGACGGACCATGGCTGGTCAGGCCTCAGGCTCAGAGAGGGCCGACGGGGGGTCAGCACCAGCAGCCGAGGTGGCCCCAGCCGGTGGTAGTAAGCTCAGCACAGCTCAgcctgaagtgtgtgtgtcctga
- the zc3h13 gene encoding zinc finger CCCH domain-containing protein 13 isoform X1 translates to MSKIRRKVTVENSKTISDSSSSSSTTTTSSTSNPAAPSRRPSVFERLGPSTGSNAADSHCRNWLKTGNCSYGNTCRYTHGTQPRGKGFSFSRSAERPTGDLRERMKNKRQDVDPENLKRDLDEPTSPPARQRDSSRGRHREKEDIKITKERTPASEEEPTEWETNREDSDIDYDYELSLEMKRQKIQRELMKLEQENLDKREEIVIKKDETPTKTRATAMPKASPEPLSHKDSPSPSRKSSRSPKHKSGTKGQGSGKKEKKASVSSPVSDSTRPSKGSHSKKKGPRTPSPPPPVPLDIPVVGKKHKGKHKNKEKSEEKQKEAKDRGRDTEKHKEKKEKRRDRSDSSHKAKRSVTSEERSGSVSSLSRGTSPPARKKSSSPKALSHKASPPRRSLSPPRHQRTPTPPRHHSPSSHSGSSAQRHSSSPRRRRSSSPAYHRSSAAQASASPPPSSRRSRSPPASHDTSSPHRRSDRSSPSQRHSRGRERSRGERERSPPAQERRHERRDESRSKREKDSFRDDRDYDSEQVSSRDSRDDRETREARERRDARDRGRETTRDSRDHRDNRDVKDSRESRADTRSSRESLERRDRERERERDREKEREKDREREKERERERADSHRKEEAVQEDRSYGRGHGRDDGGRADGRTENRTDRAERNGRGRGRANETSDKGSNRNSRGSQLKSSHDSWDSRSSAVRERSAERSTDRSATERSSERGSDRDRYEGDRRGEQARDSSYDRRGGHGDRRDNRERDQRAASPNRYQGRSEDSEREERRQERRTDRADEGRDDRTRDRDRERERERDREREREKEDREREREREREKEAERERAREREREREREREREREREREREEREREREERERERERKEREREREREQRERERQREWEERERGREERRERRDDTRDDRSVRDTRDERKTSRKRPRVESSPSPRASPKRATRDLSPADSDGYNSAEEKSERPIGRGQAKLHPQPLLPSPVCPPPSDSADKHRLLSQVVRPQEPLLRSPPRAALADEKSSHWKDEERRGAGDKRDARSRHEDLELRGERSRGGDRRGEHLSDTPADSRSRGREQREATPPPPASSLAIGSEDRDNAGSQAHEEGKKKKSQRKGLKKGRKEEEIGGGLAGAGDRFNPEPPTGGPPDGPPPLHSPRKGTKKKALDRKRKRSREGESDVSDEDSSAPQPHNKRSKRGPRTPPPSMRPDHRVTGGNAEPSPLSKMDNFSDWSDEEVTDRALLDTQVPLAPADRAPAEPHRRGGGPRVGRDRERCNPPPIAPLLSQDPPMLLQTLTPQPLMSQPLLRKPPPEQTRSSSMGSNQSRTSSRRLRSPSNESAHRDDPQGTRPRRGRLQGANSRDRERERERERERERERERERPSVNDPPGAERKSRIDQLRRGEPSRSTSSDRQDSRSHSSRRSSPDSERQAPSRSRAGSHDSRERERDREPFERERDRKDLRPQQQQQQQQQPLLLQQPLQQQRDWEPEPRDWPSRGREPLLMRPGREPLLRERDIRERERLLPEGLIQQHERERERERERERERDIRGDRGGDRERERMMMMMDLPPHVDPRAPGRGDLRGDLRGDLRGDLMRPERSEYEPLLPREAFSPPEPEKPSNSHHLMAEQRELEKTDSIDGDDDGKEDDGQSVASVGEEYEPISDDELDEILADSQKKEDQQDEEKITGPLDVIDVDWSSLMPKQKQEPRAAGAALLRFTPGAVLLRAGISKRLAGPELLEQVREVCKSELDDPKDADKLFEHDLGALNMAALNRRVERAGLLRNLGPCCKALCARRDFAIRRQLLKNDKGLTKQYPTTPVVDNELLQMSMRLFRRTMAGQASGSERADGGSAPAAEVAPAGGSKLSTAQPEVCVS, encoded by the exons ATGTCCAAGATCAGGCGGAAAGTAACAGTGGAGAATTCAAAAACCATATctgatagcagcagcagcagcagcaccacgaCGACCAGCAGCACCAGCAACCCCGCCGCCCCCTCCCGCCGGCCCAGTGTGTTCGAGAGACTCGGCCCCAGCACTGGGAGTAATGCTGCTGAT agtCACTGTAGAAATTGGCTGAAGACTGGTAATTGCAGTTACGGCAACACTTGTCGCTACACACATGGAACTCAGCCACGAGGCAAAGGATTTAGCTTTAGTCG GTCAGCTGAGAGACCCACAGGTGATCTGCGGGAGAGGATGAAGAATAAAAGACAGGATGTTGACCCAGAAAACTTGAAGCGAGACCTCGACGAGCCCACATCCCCCCCAGCGAGA CAGAGAGACTCCTCCAGAGGCCGACACAGGGAAAAGGAGGATATAAAGATCACAAAGGAGCGCACCCCAGCCAGTGAAGAAGAGCCCACAGAGTGGGAAACTAATCGTGAAG ACTCAGATATCGACTACGACTACGAGTTATCGCTTGAGATGAAGCGCCAGAAGATTCAGCGTGAGCTGATGAAACTGGAGCAGGAGAACTTGGACAAGAGGGAGGAGATTGTCATCAAGAAAGATGAGACCCCCACCAAAACTAGAGCCACTGCCATGCCCAAG GCCTCCCCAGAGCCGCTAAGTCATAAAGATTCACCGTCACCGTCCAGGAAGTCAAGTAGATCCccaaaacacaaaagtggaACCAAAGGACAAGGTTCtgggaagaaagagaagaaggcaTCAGTGTCCTCGCCTGTTTCAGACTCTACCAG GCCGTCAAAGGGGAGCCACAGTAAGAAGAAAGGGCCCCGTACCCCCAGTCCTCCTCCCCCAGTCCCTCTGGACATTCCTGTGGTTGGGAAAAAACACAAGGGCAAACACAAGAACAAGGAGAAGTCTGAGGAGAAGCAGAAGGAAGCGAAAGATCGGGGGCGagatacagaaaaacacaaagagaagaaggagaaacgCAG GGACCGATCAGACAGTTCCCACAAGGCCAAGCGGTCTGTGACGTCAGAGGAGCGTTCTGGTAGTGTGTCGTCTCTCTCTAGGGGCACTTCACCTCCAGCCAGGAAGAAATCCTCCTCTCCGAAAGCTTTGTCCCATAAGGCCTCCCCTCCTCGCAG gtctctctctcctccacgcCACCAGCGCACCCCAACTCCTCCCCGCCACCACTCCCCCTCCTCCCACTCTGGTTCCTCTGCCCAGCGGCACTCTTCGTCCCCTCGTCGGCGTCGCTCGTCCTCTCCTGCGTACCACCGGAGCTCAGCAGCCCAGGCCTCTGCCTCCCCCCCTCCAAGCTCCCGGCGCTCTCGATCACCTCCCGCCTCCCACGACACCTCCTCACCCCATCGCCGATCTGACAGATCCAGCCCCAGCCAGCGCCACTCCAGGGGCCGTGAGAGGAGCCGtggtgaaagagagaggagtCCGCCTGCCCAGGAGCGCAGACACGAGCGCAGAGATG AAAGCCGCAGCAAGCGAGAGAAGGACAGCTTCCGCGACGACCGGGACTATGACTCTGAACAGGTCTCATCACGGGACTCCCGCGACGACAGGGAGACCAGAGAGGCCCGTGAGCGACGTGACGCCCGCGATCGAGGAAGAGAAACAACCCGAGACTCTCGTGACCACAGAGACAACAGGGACGTGAAGGACTCCAGAGAGAGCAGGGCGGACACCCGCTCCAGTCGGGAGTCGCTGGAGCGTCGTGACCGTGAACGGGAGCGAGAGAGGGAtcgggagaaggagagagagaaggacagagaacgggaaaaggagagagagagggagagggctgATAGCCACAGGAAGGAGGAGGCGGTGCAGGAGGACAGGAGTTACGGGAGAGGTCATGGACGCGACGATGGAGGGAGAGCTGatgggaggacagagaacaggacAGACAGAGCTGAGAGGAATGGACGAGGGAGAGGGCGTGCCAATGAAACATCTGATAAAG GTTCAAACAGAAACTCCCGGGGCTCCCAACTGAAAAGCAGCCATGACAGCTGGGATTCACGCAGCAGTGCGGTGCGTGAGCGCAGCGCTGAGAGGAGCACAGATCGCAGTGCTACCGAAAGAAGCTCTGAGAGGGGTTCAGATCGAGATCGCTACGAGggtgacaggagaggagagcaggccAGAGACTCCTCATACGACAGGAGAGGAGGGCACGGTGATCGCAGAGACAACCGCGAGAGAG ATCAAAGAGCAGCTTCCCCAAACAGATACCAGGGAAGATCAGAGGACTccgagagggaggagaggaggcaggAGCGCAGGACAGACAGAGCAGACGAGGGCCGAGACGACAGGACCCGCGACCGGGAtcgagagagagagcgagagagggacagggagcgggagagagagaaagaggacagGGAGCGAGAGAGGGAAAGGGAGCGAGAGAAGGAGGCCGAGAGGGAGCGGGCCAGGGAGAGGGAAAGGGAGCGGGaacgagagagggagagagagcgggagagggagagggagcgcGAGGAGCGGGAGCGAGAGAGGGAGGAACGGGAGAGGGAGCGGGAGAGGAAGGAGCgagaaagggagagggagagggagcagcGGGAGCGAGAGAGGCAGCGGGaatgggaggagagagagagaggacgagAGGAGAGGCGGGAGAGGAGAGACGACACCAGGGACGACCGGTCCGTTAGAGACACCCGGGATGAACGCAAGACAAG TCGTAAGAGGCCCAGGGTGGAGAGCAGCCCCAGCCCCCGAGCCTCGCCTAAGCGAGCAACTCGGGACCTCAGTCCGGCAGACAGCGACGGCTACAACAGCGCGGAAGAGAAAAGTGAGCGCCCGATTGGCCGAGGGCAGGCCAAGCTCCACCCACAGCCCCTCCTCCCCAGCCCAGTGTGTCCGCCTCCATCTGACA GTGCTGACAAGCATCGTTTGCTGAGCCAGGTGGTGCGGCCCCAGGAGCCCTTGTTACGTTCTCCGCCAAGGGCTGCTCTGGCCGATGAGAAGTCCAGCCACTGGAAGGATGAGGAGCGCAGAGGAGCCGGGGACAAAAGGGACGCACGCAGCCGCCACGAGGACCTGGAGCTGCGCGGGGAACGAAGCAGAGGAGGCGACAGGCGAGGAGAGCACCTCTCAGACACCCCTGCTGACTCCcgcagcagaggcagagagcAGCGGGAGGCCACGCCGCCTCCCCCTGCGTCATCCCTTGCCATTGGCAGCGAAGACAGAGACAACGCCGGCTCCCAGGCCCATGAGGAGGGCAAAAAGAAGAAGTCGCAGAGGAAGGGCCTGAAGAAGGGTCGCAAAGAAGAGGAGATTGGCGGTGGCCTGGCTGGTGCAGGAGATCGTTTCAACCCCGAGCCCCCAACTGGCGGACCTCCAGATGGACCTCCACCCTTACACTCGCCCAGGAAAGGAACAAAGAAGAAGGCGCTCGACCGAAAGAGGAAACGCTCACGGGAAGGAGAATCTGATGTGTCTGATGAGGATTCATCTGCCCCTCAGCCACATAATAAACGCAGCAAGAGAGGACCCCGAACGCCACCACCCTCAATGAGGCCTGACCATCGTGTCACTGGAGGCAACGCAGAGCCGTCTCCACTGTCCAAAATGGACAACTTCAGCGACTGGTCAGATGAGGAGGTCACAGACCGTGCACTACTGGACACACAAGTGCCGCTGGCTCCTGCTGACAGGGCTCCTGCCGAGCCTCATAGGAGAGGTGGTGGTCCCAGAGTGGGCAGAGACAGGGAGCGGTGCAACCCACCACCCATCGCCCCTCTGCTTTCCCAAGATCCTCCCATGCTGCTGCAGACTCTGACCCCGCAGCCCCTCATGTCCCAGCCCCTGCTCCGCAAACCTCCCCCGGAGCAGacacgcagcagcagcatgggAAGCAACCAGAGCCGCACATCATCCAGACGCCTGCGCTCACCCTCAAACGAGTCAGCCCATCGAGACGACCCCCAGGGCACACGACCCCGCCGGGGCAGGCTGCAGGGCGCCAACTCCCGggaccgagagagagagagagaacgagagagggaaagagagagagaacggGAGAGAGAAAGGCCGAGTGTAAACGACCCTCCTGGGGCTGAGAGGAAGTCTCGGATAGACCAGTTGAGGAGAGGGGAGCCCAGCCGCAGCACCTCCTCAG ACCGGCAGGATTCCCGCAGCCACAGCTCCAGGCGCAGCTCTCCTGACTCTGAGAGGCAGGCCCCGTCCAGGTCGCGCGCTGGCTCCCACGACAGCCGAGAACGGGAGCGAGACAGGGAGCCATTTGAGCGCGAGCGTGACCGAAAGGACCTTcgccctcagcagcagcagcaacagcagcagcagcccctgCTCCTCCAACAGCCTCTGCAGCAACAGAGAGACTGGGAGCCTGAACCTAGAGACTGGCCGAGCCGGGGGCGAGAGCCCCTGTTGATGCGTCCTGGCCGGGAACCTCTCCTGAGGGAGCGGGACATCAGGGAGAGGGAACGCTTGCTCCCTGAAGGCCTCATTCAGCAGCATGAACGGGAGCGGgaaagagagcgagagagggagCGGGAGAGAGACATCAGAGGCGACAGAGGTGGGGatcgagagagggagaggatgatgatgatgatggaccTGCCGCCGCACGTGGACCCCAGAGCCCCAGGACGAGGAGATCTGAGAGGTGATCTCAGAGGAGACCTGCGAGGGGACCTGATGAGACCGGAGAGGAGCGAGTACGAGCCTCTGCTGCCAAGAGAAGCCTTCAGCCCCCCAGAGCCGGAGAAACCGAGCAACAGTCACCATCTGATGGCGGAGCAGCGGGAGCTGGAGAAGACGGACAGCATCGACG GAGACGATGATGGGAAAGAAGACGATGGCCAGTCAGTGGCGTCTGTGGGAGAGGAGTATGAGCCCATCAGTGACGATGAGCTGGATGAAATTCTCGCTGACAGCCAGAAGAAAGAGGATCAGCAAGACGAGGAGAAAATTACAG gtCCTTTGGACGTCATTGACGTGGACTGGTCCAGCCTGATGCCCAAACAGAAGCAGGAGCCCCGGGCAGCAGGGGCAGCCTTGCTCCGGTTCACCCCAGGGGCCGTACTTCTCAGGGCGGGTATCTCTAAGCGACTTGCTGGTCCTGAGCTCCTGGAGCAGGTCAGAGAGGTGTGCAAGTCGGAGCTGGACGACCCCAAAG ATGCTGACAAGCTGTTCGAGCATGACCTGGGCGCTCTGAACATGGCAGCCCTGAACAGGCGGGTGGAGAGGGCAGGTCTACTGAGGAACCTCGGGCCTTGCTGCAAGGCCCTGTGTGCCCGCAGGGACTTCGCCATCCGCCGGCAGCTGTTAAAGAACGACAAG GGTCTGACGAAGCAGTACCCCACTACACCCGTGGTCGACAACGAGCTGCTGCAGATGAGCATGCGGCTCTTCAGACGGACCATGGCTGGTCAGGCCTCAGGCTCAGAGAGGGCCGACGGGGGGTCAGCACCAGCAGCCGAGGTGGCCCCAGCCGGTGGTAGTAAGCTCAGCACAGCTCAgcctgaagtgtgtgtgtcctga